A genomic stretch from Halobellus sp. LT62 includes:
- the nasA gene encoding assimilatory nitrate reductase NasA translates to MSDWVPTTCMRCAVGCGHVHRAVDVGYGIDTVRGDASHPVNQGLACARGIGESRDPDGEWLTKPLVRKDGELERTTWDFALSRAVEGLRAAAERGPDEVAILGSGQQTNEAAYLLGKVARGGFGTRSYDANTTLCMASAVTAYYEAFGSDAPPCTYDDIDDAERHVVWGANPAVAHPVLFRWIRRAADEEDVEIVVVDPVRSETAENAAHHVAPEPGRDLALARAVLARLVETDRIAHEFVDTATDGFEALLDALPDASTAARDAGVDPDDVDLLADAFDRRTLLYWGMGINQHVQGTETARALVDLTLATDNVRPGAGPFSLTGQANSMGTRVCSSKGTWPGQRPFADPDHRRTVAEHWGVSADRLPNDPGPGPVGILESEPAAVWTVATNPAAGMPDADAARERLADTFLIAQDAFHTETTELADVVFPATTWGESEGTTTNMERTISRVRAATDAPSGVRSDSQLIATVGSRLFPELFPTRDPDPAAVFEEFAALTEGTIADCSGISHDVLDDVYAIRWPASDPDDGGGYRYYEERPDGDEAWSFPTATGNAQFSTSRQGALPEPTDESYPLTLTTAREADGYNTGVRSRGGESGELCARIHPDTVADHDDACVDGRLSIVSRRASVTATVDRDEAVPEGVVWLPIHHPETNRLTLPDRDPKSKEPHFKQCAVRLVSSDSVSTPTASAAGRADD, encoded by the coding sequence ATGAGTGACTGGGTTCCGACGACCTGTATGCGGTGTGCGGTCGGCTGTGGCCACGTGCACCGCGCGGTCGACGTCGGCTACGGCATCGACACGGTCCGCGGCGACGCCAGCCACCCGGTCAATCAGGGATTGGCCTGCGCGAGAGGCATCGGCGAGAGCCGCGATCCCGACGGCGAGTGGCTCACGAAGCCGCTCGTTCGCAAGGACGGCGAGTTGGAACGGACGACGTGGGACTTCGCACTGTCCCGCGCCGTCGAAGGGCTCCGAGCTGCCGCGGAACGCGGGCCCGACGAGGTCGCGATCCTCGGCAGCGGCCAGCAGACCAACGAGGCCGCCTACCTCCTCGGGAAGGTCGCCCGCGGCGGCTTCGGGACGCGCTCGTACGACGCCAACACGACGCTGTGTATGGCCAGCGCGGTCACGGCGTACTACGAGGCGTTCGGCAGTGACGCGCCCCCGTGCACCTACGACGACATCGACGACGCCGAGCGACACGTCGTCTGGGGGGCGAACCCCGCGGTCGCACATCCCGTGCTGTTCCGCTGGATCCGCCGCGCCGCCGACGAGGAGGACGTCGAGATCGTCGTCGTCGACCCCGTGCGCTCGGAGACCGCCGAGAACGCCGCCCACCACGTCGCGCCCGAACCGGGTCGCGACTTGGCGCTCGCCCGGGCCGTGCTCGCCCGGCTCGTGGAGACCGACCGGATCGCCCACGAGTTCGTCGACACCGCGACTGACGGCTTCGAGGCGCTGTTGGACGCGCTTCCGGACGCGAGCACCGCTGCGCGCGACGCGGGCGTCGATCCCGACGACGTCGACCTCCTCGCGGACGCGTTCGATCGCCGAACGCTCCTCTACTGGGGGATGGGGATCAACCAGCACGTGCAGGGGACCGAGACCGCGCGGGCGCTCGTCGACCTGACGCTCGCGACCGACAACGTCCGCCCCGGCGCGGGGCCGTTCTCGCTGACCGGCCAAGCGAACTCGATGGGGACGCGCGTGTGTTCCTCGAAGGGCACGTGGCCCGGTCAGCGGCCCTTTGCGGACCCCGATCACCGCCGGACGGTCGCCGAGCACTGGGGCGTCTCCGCCGATCGCCTCCCCAACGACCCCGGCCCCGGTCCCGTCGGCATTCTCGAATCCGAACCGGCGGCCGTCTGGACGGTCGCGACCAACCCGGCGGCGGGAATGCCCGATGCCGACGCGGCGCGCGAGCGACTGGCGGACACCTTCCTCATCGCACAGGACGCCTTCCACACGGAGACGACCGAACTCGCCGACGTGGTCTTCCCGGCCACGACGTGGGGCGAGTCGGAGGGCACCACCACGAATATGGAGCGGACGATCTCCCGCGTCCGGGCGGCGACCGACGCCCCGAGCGGCGTCCGCTCGGACTCACAGCTTATCGCGACGGTCGGTTCACGGCTGTTCCCGGAGCTGTTCCCGACGCGCGATCCCGATCCGGCGGCCGTTTTCGAGGAGTTCGCGGCGCTGACCGAAGGGACGATCGCGGACTGTTCGGGTATCTCTCACGACGTCCTCGACGACGTCTATGCGATCCGCTGGCCCGCGTCCGATCCCGACGACGGCGGCGGCTACCGCTACTACGAGGAGCGCCCCGACGGCGACGAGGCGTGGTCGTTCCCGACGGCGACGGGTAACGCCCAGTTTTCGACCAGTCGACAGGGAGCGTTGCCGGAACCCACCGACGAGTCGTACCCGCTGACGCTCACGACGGCGCGCGAGGCCGACGGTTACAACACCGGCGTCCGTTCTCGCGGCGGCGAATCGGGCGAGCTGTGCGCGCGGATCCACCCGGACACGGTCGCCGATCACGACGACGCGTGCGTCGACGGCCGGCTCTCGATCGTCTCGCGCCGCGCATCGGTGACGGCGACAGTCGACCGCGACGAGGCGGTCCCCGAGGGCGTGGTCTGGCTCCCGATCCACCACCCCGAAACGAACAGGCTGACGCTTCCGGACCGCGATCCCAAGTCGAAGGAACCGCACTTCAAACAGTGTGCGGTTCGGCTCGTTTCGTCCGATTCTGTGTCGACGCCGACCGCGTCGGCCGCGGGCCGCGCCGACGACTGA